TGCACCGCCGCGGGAATCACCGTCGAGCTTGGTGAGCACCACGCCGTCGAAATCGAGACGTTCGTTGAAGGCCTTGGCCGTATTGACCGCCTCTTGACCCATCATCGAATCAACGACAAAGAGCAGCTCGTCAGGGCTGAGCTTGTTCTTGAGCGCTTCGGCCTCGGCCATCATCGCCTCGTCGATCTGCAAGCGACCGGCGGTATCGACAATCAGCACATCCTTGGCGCCGTTTTTAGCCGCCTCGAGACCGCCGAGGGCAGCCTTCATGGCATCCTGCTCTTCGACCGAGTAAACCGGAACGTCGATCTGTTCGCCGAGCGTCTTGAGCTGCTCGATAGCAGCCGGACGATAGACGTCTGCAGCCACAAGCATCGGGTTCTTGCCGTTCTTCTTGAGGCGCTTGGCAAGCTTGGCGCAGAAAGTGGTTTTACCCGAACCCTGCAAACCGGCCACCATGACGATTGCCGGCATCTTTTTCGGCGGAAGATTCAGCGGCTGGTTCTCGCCACCCATGATCTCGGCCAGCTCGTCGTTGACGATCTTGACGATCATCTGCGCGGGCGAAACGCTCTTGATGACCTCCTCGCCGAGAGACTTCTCTCTTATATCCTCGACCAGCTTCTTGGCAACCTTGTAGTTGACATCGGCACTCAACAGAGCGCGCTTGATGTCACGCATGGCGATACCGATGTTGACCTCGTTGATCGTCGCCTGTCCGGCGAGTTTCTTGAAGGTCAGCTCAAGTTTATCACTGAGATTGTCGAACATGATGAATCGGTCACATAAATTCTAAAAATGGATAGCTTTAAATATAAAAAAATTATCATAAAATAAAACCAGTCAATGCAATGACCCTCATGGTATTTTTCCTTTATATTTACCTGACTTCAATTTAACCTGTCACCCATGCCCGCCGAAATTATCGAACACATTTTTCAGACCTTCAAACACCGGAAAATTGCCGTTATCGGCGATCTGATGATCGATAAGTATATCTTCGGCCATGTTTCGCGCATCTCGCCGGAATATCCGGTGCCGGTGGTCGATGTTTCCCGTGAAGACAGCCGACTCGGCGGAGCGGCCAACGTGGCGATCAACACTCATGTACTCGGTGCCGAAACCCTCCTGATAGGCGTAACCGGTCAGGATGCGGAGCGCGAGAACCTCCTCAGACTGATGCAGGAGCAGGAGCTCGATACGGGCATGATCGTAGCCGACCCTTCGCGCCCCACCACCTGCAAAACCCGCATCCTCTCACAGAACCACCATATCACCCGGGTCGATTACGAGCGGCGCCATCCGCTCGATGCGGCAATCGAAGCGCAACTGCTCGGCATGTTCCGGGAAGTCGCGCCGTCACTGGACGCAGTGGTACTTGAAGACTATAATAAAGGAGTGCTCACCCCGTCACTGGTCGAAGCGGTCATCACAACCTGCAAGGCACTGAATGTGCCGGTACTGGTCGATCCGAAGCTCAAGGGATTTTTCTCCTACAGCGGCTGCACGGTCTTCAAGCCAAATCTCTCAGAACTCGCCGCATCGCTCGGTATTGCAGTGAGCAACGACGACAGCGAGGTCGAAAATGCCTGCCTTCAGCTTGTAGAAAAACTCGTGGTATCAAGCCTCGTGGTGACCCGAAGCGAAAAAGGCATGACGGTCTACGACGGCAAATTCACTCACCTTCCGGCCATCTCGCTCGATGTGGCCGATGTATCAGGCGCCGGCGATACGGTGATCGCCCTCTTGGCGCTCGGCATGGCCTCGGACCTCGACCTGGTCACCAGCACCCGGATAGCCAATCTTGCAGCCCACACCGTCTG
This portion of the Chlorobaculum parvum NCIB 8327 genome encodes:
- the rfaE1 gene encoding D-glycero-beta-D-manno-heptose-7-phosphate kinase: MPAEIIEHIFQTFKHRKIAVIGDLMIDKYIFGHVSRISPEYPVPVVDVSREDSRLGGAANVAINTHVLGAETLLIGVTGQDAERENLLRLMQEQELDTGMIVADPSRPTTCKTRILSQNHHITRVDYERRHPLDAAIEAQLLGMFREVAPSLDAVVLEDYNKGVLTPSLVEAVITTCKALNVPVLVDPKLKGFFSYSGCTVFKPNLSELAASLGIAVSNDDSEVENACLQLVEKLVVSSLVVTRSEKGMTVYDGKFTHLPAISLDVADVSGAGDTVIALLALGMASDLDLVTSTRIANLAAHTVCQEVGAVPVRPEKLFNACIAHLRNSL
- the ffh gene encoding signal recognition particle protein, with the translated sequence MFDNLSDKLELTFKKLAGQATINEVNIGIAMRDIKRALLSADVNYKVAKKLVEDIREKSLGEEVIKSVSPAQMIVKIVNDELAEIMGGENQPLNLPPKKMPAIVMVAGLQGSGKTTFCAKLAKRLKKNGKNPMLVAADVYRPAAIEQLKTLGEQIDVPVYSVEEQDAMKAALGGLEAAKNGAKDVLIVDTAGRLQIDEAMMAEAEALKNKLSPDELLFVVDSMMGQEAVNTAKAFNERLDFDGVVLTKLDGDSRGGAALSIRQVVEKPIKFMSVGEKVDDLDLFYPDRMAQRILGMGDIVSFVEKAQETLDLEKTMQMQSKLMKNEFDLEDFFDQLQQLKKMGSIQGLIEMVPGLNKMVPKQDLENINFKPIEAMISSMTKEERKSPEIINGSRRKRIALGSGTRVQEVNMLLKQFTEMKKMMRSVNRLTKSGRKITTENLALDKFLKR